Part of the Acidobacteriota bacterium genome, GAGATTCCGCGGCTCGACGAGATAGGACTGGACGGCCGGGTGTTTGCCTTTAGCTTGCTCATCGCGGTGGTCACCGGACTGGTGTTCGGTCTGGCTCCGGCGTTGCAGATCTCAAAACCCGACTTGCAGGATTCATTGAAAGAAGGCGGAAGAGGCTCGAGCAAGGGCCGCCATCGCTTGCGCAACGCGCTGGTGATTTCCGAAGTCGCGATCGCTCTGGTGTTGTTGGTCGGCGCGGGCTTGATGATCAAAAGCTTTCAGCGACTGTTGCAACTCAACATGGGGTTCAGAACCGAAAACGTTCTGACGATGCGGCTGTCGGTTCCTTCAACCAAGTACAAGGAGGATGCGAAGGTCGCTGCCTTCTACCATCAACTGCTGGATAAGATAAAAGCGCTGCCCGGTGTCGAGACAGCCGGGGCCATCTCGCATCTGCCACTGAGCGGTTCGTACTCTTCAGGGACGACGGCGGTCGAAAACGCTGAGGCCCAGGAAGGTTTAAAGTCCTTTCAAGGCAGCGCATACATTGAAGCCGATCGTCGCAGTGTTTCCCCTGACTACTTCCGGGCGTTGGGCATCGCTTTGAAAGAGGGACGATTGTTCACGGATGCCGATAACGAGACGGCCCCGCCAGTCGCGGTAGTCGATGAAACCTTCGAGCGGCGCTTCTGGCCTCACGGCAGCGCCGTCGGGAAGCGCTTCGTCGCGCGCTTCAACGACGGCAAAGACATCCAATGGGGTCAGATCGTGGGAGTAGTCGCGCACGTCAGACACTACGGAATCGATCAAGTCAAACAGTTTGGGCTCGGGCAAGAGGGCCGCGAGCAAGCATACTTTCCGTACCTTCAGCGTCCGTCGAACCGGATGTATCTCGCGATCAAGACGACAACCGATCCGCTCAGCCTTGCGAGCGCGGTGCGCAGCGAGGTGCTTTCTCTCGATCCGGAGCAGCCGGTATACGACGTGAAGAGCATGGATCAGCTCGTCACGACTTCGTTGGCAGAGCGTCAGCTCAATATGGTGCTGTTCGTGGCCTTCTCGGCGATAGCCCTGATACTGGCGTCAGTTGGAATCTACGGCGTGATGTCTTACTCAGTCACTCAGCGCACTCACGAAATCGGAATTCGGATGGCTCTGGGCGCCGGGCAGCGCAACGTGCTCGGTCTGGTAGTCAGACAGGGGATGACTCTCGCGCTGGCGGGCGTAGCCTTCGGCGTAGCTGGAGCGCTCGTGTTGACGCGATTGATGTCGAGCTTGTTGTTCGGAGTGAGCGCGACCGACCCGGTCACCTTCGCCGCCATTTCGCTGCTGCTGACAGGAGTGGCTCTGGCGGCCTGTTTCATACCGGCTCGCCGGGCCACGAGGGTGGATCCGATGGTTGCGCTTAGATACGAATAAAGTTCCGGGTTCAGGGTTCCGGGTTCAGAGTTCAACCTTCAGGTTGCCGCTGTGACTCAGAAAAGCTGCGCGCAAGCTAAAGCTTGAACTCTGAACCCGGAACCCTGAACGCTGAACCGTGGAGCTTCTTATGGGAACGCTTCTTCACGACATCCGCTACGCTATTCGCTCGATGATCAAGGCACCGGGATTCACGATCATCGCGGCCCTGGCTCTCGCGCTCGGCATCGGCGCAAACACGGCGATCTTCA contains:
- a CDS encoding ABC transporter permease, whose product is MENLLHDARYSIRMLRKSPGFTAVAVIALALGIGANCAIFSVVNAVLLRPLPFKDPEGLVRIWGKFDKVGIPKNWISEPELLDLLEQNQSFENIAAYQSGGVNLTADGEPVRVNSASVNASLFSVLGVQPAAGRTFLEDEDQPGRDKVVLVSNGLWRNRFGSDPALLGNNIGLSGESYTIVGIMPPGFQFPDKADLWVPLAINRAQLDNRGSHGLEVVARLKPGVTLPQAQADLTNIAANLEQRYPNSYSDSGWGLYPVSMLDEVVGNIRPALRILLGAVAFVLLIACANVANLLLARATVREKEIAIRAALGAGRSRLVQQLLTESVLLSVMGGLFGLLLAYFGVRLFVAFGPKEIPRLDEIGLDGRVFAFSLLIAVVTGLVFGLAPALQISKPDLQDSLKEGGRGSSKGRHRLRNALVISEVAIALVLLVGAGLMIKSFQRLLQLNMGFRTENVLTMRLSVPSTKYKEDAKVAAFYHQLLDKIKALPGVETAGAISHLPLSGSYSSGTTAVENAEAQEGLKSFQGSAYIEADRRSVSPDYFRALGIALKEGRLFTDADNETAPPVAVVDETFERRFWPHGSAVGKRFVARFNDGKDIQWGQIVGVVAHVRHYGIDQVKQFGLGQEGREQAYFPYLQRPSNRMYLAIKTTTDPLSLASAVRSEVLSLDPEQPVYDVKSMDQLVTTSLAERQLNMVLFVAFSAIALILASVGIYGVMSYSVTQRTHEIGIRMALGAGQRNVLGLVVRQGMTLALAGVAFGVAGALVLTRLMSSLLFGVSATDPVTFAAISLLLTGVALAACFIPARRATRVDPMVALRYE